From a single Canis lupus baileyi chromosome 14, mCanLup2.hap1, whole genome shotgun sequence genomic region:
- the LOC140604287 gene encoding uncharacterized protein: MVPSAQGGCQQGLCGLDCRVLLPLRASQPRLQESTAQRGRGACGDPRSPWLRSGSCTHVHPHGPSPRAAWLSCPPLQEPTCSLVGQPAALGLQLHPHPGAAARSFPPHAAGSSGHEWATRLLIPTSYTSPGTEDTLCRLLTGAVGRTSPRKLQSAPGAQQHASLCARRPRPASTASTATTASTGQQPHPHASPPSPGTSSKPPAPSKPARNDVHARVPAGAVTAGSHTATASGRPRPGDTEPICIPGSRFSLRPDRKPPRRRACRSRPAPRARAPATLGGKQAPSPRAGPGPAATPTRAPRACVLGHQLPPLPTGERPADIPTTAAKSADCREQINPRS, translated from the coding sequence ATGGTGCCCAGCGCTCAGGGAGGGTGCCAGCAAGGCCTGTGTGGCCTGGACTGCCGGGTCCTGCTCCCACTCAGAGCCTCGCAGCCTCGCCTCCAGGAGAGCACAGCACAGCGCGGACGGGGAGCGTGTGGCGACCCCAGGAGTCCTTGGCTAAGATCTGGCAGCTGCACGCACGTCCACCCCCATGGACCCTCACCCCGTGCGGCGTGGCTGTCCTGCCCGCCCCTTCAGGAGCCGACCTGCAGCCTGGTGGGGCAGCCAGCGGCCTTGGGCCTccagctgcacccccaccccggggcagcTGCTCGCTCCTTTCCACCCCACGCTGCAGGAAGTTCCGGGCACGAGTGGGCGACGAGGCTCTTGATTCCAACTTCCTACACCAGCCCCGGAACAGAAGACACTCTGTGCCGGCTCCTGACGGGGGCTGTTGGGAGAACGAGCCCCAGGAAGCTGCAATCTGCTCCTGGTGCCCAGCAACATGCGTCACTCTgcgcccggcgcccccgcccaGCGTCCACGGCGTCCACAGCCACCACGGCGTCCACAGGCCAGCAGCCGCACCCGCATGCTTCTCCCCCCTCACCAGGCACAAGCTCcaagccccctgccccctccaagCCCGCCCGGAATGACGTCCACGCCCGTGTCCCGGCGGGGGCGGTGACTGCAGGCAGCCACACAGCCACAGCCTCTGGGCGCCCTCGGCCCGGGGACACGGAGCCCATCTGCATTCCCGGTTCTCGGTTCTCGCTGCGTCCAGACAGAAAACCTCCCAGGAGGCGGGCCTGCCGGTCCCGGCCTGCGCCACGGGCACGGGCACCAGCCACTCTCGGAGGCAAGCAGGCACCGTCCCCCCGCGCGGGGCCCGGGCCAGCTGCTACCCCCACTCGCGCTCCAAGAGCCTGTGTTCTAGGACATCAGCTGCCGCCTCTCCCCACGGGGGAAAGGCCAGCAGACATTCCCACCACCGCCGCCAAGTCTGCCGATTGCCGTGAACAGATAAACCCACGCAGCTGA